The following are from one region of the Centropristis striata isolate RG_2023a ecotype Rhode Island chromosome 19, C.striata_1.0, whole genome shotgun sequence genome:
- the crata gene encoding carnitine O-acetyltransferase, with the protein MWGIWSRTMVKVGMAKPCGLIKPCHLVKPVSVTRVTGRYLTHQKGLPSLPVPPLQQTCERYICALEPIVEVDELSHTKELVDEFQKAGGVGERLQKGLENRARNTENWLSQWWVQVAYLEYRLPVVVHSSPGLVLPRMNFSDKQGQIRFAAKLIAGVLDFKTMIDNEAIPVEYLGGKPLCMNQYYEVLSSCRIPGRTRDSVVNHAKSSRPPIHITVVHNFQFFSLAVYNSDGTPLTADQLCIQLERICSDSLKADMEPVGILTTQHRDAWGKAYVNLTKDKTNRASVSAIQRSIFTVCLDGAMPQVSDDMYRSCAAVQMLHGGGSQWNSGNRWFDKTLQFIIGEDGVCGANYEHAPAEGPPIVALIDHVVEYTRKSEEKVRSPMVPLPMPQKLHFNITPEIKKDIEEAKHAMNILAQDLDMKVYVFSHFGKNVPKAHKMSPDAFIQMALQLAYYRMYQHCCATYESASLRMFRLGRTDTIRSASSASAAFVKAFDDPSKQNTEKVDLLEKAVQAHRSYTNIAIGGQAIDRHLLGLKMVAVEEKLSIPKIYTDSAYAKALHYKLSTSQVPSQTDCVMCFGPVVPDGYGVCYNPMNDHINFAVSSFNTCEETKAAHLAKAMEEALLDMRTLLEQTPRAKL; encoded by the exons ATGTGGGGTATTTGGAGCAGAACTATG GTGAAGGTGGGGATGGCGAAACCCTGTGGCTTAATCAAGCCCTGTCACCTAGTGAAGCCTGTATCAGTGACTCGGGTGACGGGCAGATACCTGACCCACCAGAAGGGACTGCCCAGTCTGCCTGTCCCCCCTCTGCAGCAGACCTGTGAGCGCTACATCTGTGCCCTGGAGCCCATTGTGGAGGTGGATGAGCTGTCACACACCAAAGAGCTGGTGGATGAGTTTCAGAAAGCTGGCGGGGTTGGAGAGAGGCTTCAGAAAGGCCTGGAAAACAGAGCACGAAACACTGAGAACTGG TTGTCTCAGTGGTGGGTGCAGGTTGCCTACCTTGAATACCGATTGCCTGTGGTGGTTCATTCCAGTCCTGGGTTGGTCTTGCCCCGCATGAACTTCAGTGATAAGCAGGGACAAATAAG GTTTGCTGCCAAACTGATAGCAGGTGTTTTGGACTTTAAGACAATGATTGACAA TGAGGCAATACCTGTCGAGTATCTGGGAGGGAAGCCCCTGTGTATGAATCAGTACTATGAAGTCCTGTCGTCCTGCCGGATCCCCGGTCGAACGCGCGACTCAGTGGTGAACCATGCCAAGAGCTCCAGACCCCCAATACATATTACTGTAGTACACAACTTTCAG TTCTTTTCGTTGGCCGTGTACAACAGTGATGGGACTCCACTGACAGCTGATCAGCTCTGTATTCAGCTGGAGAGGATCTGTAGTGACTCGTTAAAGGCCGACATGGAGCCTGTCGGCATCCTCACCACCCAGCACCGGGACGCCTGGGGCAAGGCCTACGTCAACCTCACCAAGG ATAAAACCAACAGAGCATCTGTGTCAGCCATCCAAAGGAGCATCTTCACTGTGTGTTTGGACGGAGCGATGCCTCAAGTGTCTGATGACATGTACCGCAGCTGTGCAGCCGTCCAGATGCTGCATGGAGGAGGCAGCCAGTGGAACAGTGGCAACCGCTGGTTTGACAAGACGTTACAG TTTATTATTGGAGAAGACGGGGTATGTGGTGCGAACTACGAGCATGCTCCAGCTGAGGGCCCCCCCATAGTGGCCTTGATCGACCATGTTGTAGAATACAC GAGGAAGTCAGAAGAAAAGGTGCGGTCTCCCATGGTGCCTCTGCCCATGCCCCAGAAACTGCACTTTAACATCACGCCTGAGATCAAGAAGGATATTGAGGAGGCCAAGCACGCCATGAACAT ACTGGCCCAGGACCTGGATATGAAGGTCTATGTGTTTAGCCACTTTGGGAAAAATGTCCCAAAGGCCCACAAGATGAGCCCTGATGCTTTCATACAAATGGCGCTACAACTGGCTTACTACAG GATGTACCAGCACTGCTGTGCCACATATGAAAGCGCCTCCCTGCGTATGTTCAGACTGGGACGGACAGACACCATCCGATCAGCCTCCAGTGCCTCAGCTGCCTTTGTCAAGGCCTTTGATGATCCCAGCAAACAG aacacagAGAAAGTGGATCTATTGGAGAAAGCAGTACAGGCACACAGGTCATATACCAACATA GCGATCGGTGGCCAGGCCATAGACAGACACCTCCTGGGTCTAAAGATGGTGGCTGTTGAAGAAAAACTCTCCATACCTAAGATCTACACAGACTCTGCCTACGCCAAAGCCTTACACTACAAGCTCTCCACAAGTCAG GTACCGTCCCAGACCGACTGCGTCATGTGTTTCGGCCCGGTTGTCCCCGATGGATACGGTGTGTGCTACAATCCCATGAACGATCACATCAACTTTGCAGTGTCGTCTTTCAACACCTGCGAGGAAACGAAAGCGGCGCATCTGGCCAAGGCCATGGAGGAAGCACTGTTGGACATGAGGACTCTGCTGGAACAAACCCCAAGAGCCAAACTGTGA